In Microtus ochrogaster isolate Prairie Vole_2 chromosome 4, MicOch1.0, whole genome shotgun sequence, one genomic interval encodes:
- the Dolk gene encoding dolichol kinase yields MTRQCPPPVPESGFPLSGSVLAEAAVVFAVVLSIHAVVWDRYSWCAVALSVQAFYVQYKWDRLLQQGNAVFQFRTSANSGLLPASMVMPLFGLVMKERCQTAGNPYFERFGIVVAATGMAVALFSSVLALGITRPVPTNTCAISGLAGGIIIYIMKHSLSVGEVIEVLEVLLIFVYLNMILLYLLPRCFTPGEALLVLGAISFVLNQLIKRSLTESQGDPVDFFLLVVVVGMVLMGVFFSTLFVFMDSGTWASSIFFHLMTCVLGLGVVLPWLHWLIRRNPLLWLLQFLFYTETRIYLLAYWSLLATMACLVVLYQNAKRSSSESKKHRAPTITRKYFHFIVVATYIPGIVFDRPLLYVAATICLAVFIFLEYVRYFRIKPLGHTLRSLLSLFLDERDSGPLILTHIYLLLGMSLPIWLIPRPCAQKDSLGGARALVPYAGVLAVGVGDTVASIFGSTMGEIRWPGTKKTFEGTMTSIFAQIISVALILIFDSGVDLNYSYAWILGSISTVSLLEAYTTQIDNLLLPLYLLILLMA; encoded by the coding sequence ATGACCCGACAGTGCCCTCCCCCAGTCCCGGAGTCTGGGTTTCCGCTGAGCGGGTCGGTCCTGGCGGAGGCTGCAGTGGTGTTCGCAGTGGTGCTGAGCATCCATGCTGTGGTGTGGGACCGATACTCTTGGTGCGCCGTGGCCCTCTCAGTGCAGGCCTTCTACGTCCAGTACAAGTGGGACCGGCTGCTCCAGCAGGGGAATGCCGTTTTCCAGTTCCGAACGTCCGCGAACAGTGGCTTACTGCCGGCCTCCATGGTCATGCCCTTGTTTGGGCTGGTCATGAAGGAGCGCTGCCAAACTGCGGGGAACCCGTACTTCGAGCGTTTCGGCATTGTGGTTGCAGCCACTGGCATGGCAGTGGCCCTCTTCTCCTCTGTGTTGGCCCTGGGCATCACTCGCCCTGTGCCCACCAATACTTGTGCCATCTCGGGTTTGGCCGGAGGCATTATCATTTATATTATGAAGCACTCCCTCAGTGTGGGCGAGGTGATCGAGGTCCTGGAAGTCCTGCTGATATTTGTTTATCTCAACATGATCCTGCTGTACCTGCTGCCCCGGTGCTTCACTCCTGGAGAGGCACTGCTGGTACTGGGTGCCATTAGCTTCGTCCTCAACCAACTCATCAAGCGCTCTCTGACTGAAAGCCAAGGGGACCCAGTGGACTTCTtcctgttggtggtggtggtagggatgGTGCTCATGGGTGTCTTCTTCAGCACCCTCTTTGTCTTCATGGACTCAGGCACTTGGGCCTCTTCCATCTTCTTCCATCTCATGACCTGTGTGCTAGGCCTTGGTGTGGTTCTGCCCTGGCTGCACTGGCTCATTCGTAGGAACCCTCTGCTCTGGCTTCTTCAGTTCCTCTTCTACACAGAAACTCGCATCTACCTCCTAGCGTATTGGTCTTTGCTGGCCACCATGGCCTGCCTGGTGGTGCTGTACCAGAATGCCAAGCGATCATCTTCTGAGTCCAAGAAGCACAGGGCTCCTACCATTACCAGAAAGTATTTTCACTTCATTGTGGTAGCCACTTACATCCCAGGGATCGTCTTTGACCGGCCACTGCTGTATGTGGCTGCCACTATATGTCTGGCAGTCTTCATCTTCCTGGAGTATGTGCGCTATTTCCGAATCAAGCCCTTGGGTCACACTCTGCGGAGCCTTCTGTCCCTCTTCCTGGATGAACGAGACAGTGGACCCCTCATCCTAACACACATTTATCTGCTTCTGGGCATGTCTCTTCCCATTTGGCTGATTCCCAGGCCCTGTGCACAAAAGGACAGCCTGGGAGGAGCAAGAGCCCTGGTCCCCTATGCGGGAGTCCTGGCTGTGGGTGTGGGTGATACTGTGGCCTCCATATTTGGCAGCACCATGGGAGAAATCCGCTGGCCTGGGACTAAGAAAACATTCGAGGGGACTATGACGTCTATATTTGCACAGATCATCTCTGTAGCTCTGATCTTAATCTTTGACAGTGGAGTAGACCTGAACTACAGTTATGCTTGGATTTTGGGGTCCATCAGTACCGTGTCCCTCCTGGAAGCGTACACTACTCAGATAGACAATCTCCTTTTGCCTCTCTACCTACTGATCTTGCTGATGGCCTAG